The window AAAGTTGCCAACCGCATTGCTCATGGCAATTATGAAGTTGAGATCAACATCAGTGGAAGAGATGAGATTGGAAGTCTGGCACGCAGTTTTGATCAGATGCGACAGGCTGTCCAGTATAAAATCGAGGAACTTCAGACTCTGAATGAAGCTTACCAACGGTTTGTGCCTGAAGAATTTCTCAGGCTTCTGGGCCGCGAGAGCATTGTGAATGTATGGCTTGGCGATTGTATTGAAATGGATGTCACCATTGTTTTTACCGATATCCGATCTTTCACCAGCATGTCGGAGGGAATGACACCCCGGGAAAATTTCATGTTTCTTAATTCCTATCTGGCCATGATGGCACCGGAAATTCATAGACATCATGGGTTTATTGACAAATACATCGGCGACGCTATCATGGCCTTGTTTCCAGGCGGGGCGGATGATGCGGTTCAGGCGGTTCTGGCCATGAGAGCCGCCTTGAAAAATTGGAATCAGCATCGTCACAACCGGGGTTTGGTTCCCGTAGAAATCAGCACCGGGATTAATTCTGGAAAACTCATGCTGGGAACCATCGGCGAACCTCAAAGAATTGAAGGAACGGTTATTGGCGACGCGGTGAATCTGGCTTCTCGCATTGAAGGGATGAATCGAACGTTTCATACAAAAGTTTTATTGAGCGAATATACCTATGCTTCACTCACAGATTCTGCGTTCTGGTTGGTCCGCAGTGTGGACAAGGTGATCGTCCGTGGAAAAGAAAAACCTGTAAAATTGTTTGAGTTGTTTGAAGATGATCCTGTTGACATAAAAAAAATTAAAATTTTCACACTCAATACGTATGAGAAAGCAATTCAATTGTATGGCGAACAGGAATTTGAGTCAGCGTTGCAAATGTTTGAGGATTGCAACCGGAACTGCCCGGAAGATTCACTGTTCCCGATGTATATTGAACGTTGCCGATGGTTGATGGATCATCCTCCGGGACCAAACTGGAATGGCGTGTTTCTACATTAAATGACTTCATTCCAACTGAACTCTATAAAAAATATATAGGGTAGACATCAAAACAATTATTTGATACCCAATACCAGTGACCAATTGAATCATCTGGGGCAATATTTTAAAAAGGAGATTATGGCAGTTGATAATCTGGCAAAGAAAATTGGCGTTAACCTTGAAAATCTGATCACTGTGGACATCTTTGACAAGATCGCGGTTGAAGTCAAAAGTCGTCTGGACGCAGCACATAATACAAATTCCGGATTTTTAGGAAATCTGCTTAAAAAGAAAAACGTAAACAAAGCGGTGACAGGTGAATCTGTTGGAAATAACAGCGCCATGGGCAAAAGCCGGGTCGCGATCCTGACCAAAGACCCGCTGAACATGCAGGCCAGACTGGATCTGATTTCACCTTATGTACGGCAAGAGACAACTGTCACACGAGATACGCTGAAGGAAGTGTATATCAATGCCTTATTTTGCCTTTCACTGGGTAAAATCACGTCTGATTGTATCAATTTCGCCTTGATTGCCCAGAAAAACTATCTCACCAAACTCAAGATTGATATCACTGAAGAGGGCAAAAAGTTGATGGCCCGCATGGATGATTTCGGCCCTGGAAAACCTGAAGGTCAGATCTTGAGAAAACAATACAAGGAACGGGTAGAATGCATCAACTTTATCAATGACTGCCTGAGAATTCTTCCTAACAGACGGGTGGCCAACGATCTGAATTTTGATCTTACCCAGTTGATGACGGCCACAGAAGAGGAGCTTAAAAAACAAGCGGCCGCAACCAAAAAAGATCCGGCTCATGAAATCAATGAAGTGTTGAAAGGAACCGCTGTTCTGCCACCATTGGAAGACAAGATCCTGGAACTGACCAATATTGCCAGAGGCAAATTTCCCACTCGCCCGATTGGCTTTATTTATCAGGCTAAAATCTACCGGATCAATGCCTTGATCGCTGAGGCCGGTTTCATGAAAGAAAAAAAATCACCCAGCGGAGAAGTGAATCCGGATAAACTGCACCAGTCGGCAAAGTCAGAAATTAAAAAAGCCATGACCAGCATCACCAATGCTGTTGGAAAACTTCCGGATAACCCCAAAGACTTTATTGATCAGGCGTGTGTTGAAGAATACGCCATCCTGATTTTTGAGTTCAACCGAATGATTCCCAGTGCCAATATTCTGGAGCATTTGAAAAGAGCTGTGGTGTTGCTCAGTAAAATTATTTCCGCGGAAAACCGTTCCTCAGTTGAGGAACTGCAATCCAGAATGAATAAAATGATTGAAGACAGGAGTTCTTCTGGTTTGAAATTAAGTTCTGAGGGAGAAGAGGATAGCTCTGAGTAACTCAATGTTGCTCAGTTATTTCGGGACTCAATAAAGAATAAGGGCGAGACATTATTGAGGCGACCCATATCAACACAGCATTGCTGGAAGTGATGAAATCCCTTTTGGAAGCGATCGGACAATTCATAGCGGAGATTTTCCAGATAGAACAGGCAATCGTTCACAGTGGGGAAAATTCCAGAGAAATATGTCTCGGCAATCTCCTGATAATGCTGTCGGGAAAGTTCTCTGGATACAAGCAAAGTCTTCGCGATGTGATCCACGATTTCCGGGAACTCCTGATAAACCGTTCGCCGAACCACCCACAACGCAAACACAAAGGGCAAACCTGTCTTTTGTTTCCATAAATCAGAAAGATCATAGGCATAGCGGAATTCGGGATAGTAATATTTCCTGATGGCCGAATCTCCTATGAGAAGTTCTCCATCCAGCTCACTCGAAGGGGGCCGATTGCCTTCAATAAAAGTCAATGACTCCTCATGTTCTTTCAGCAGATACCGTGCCAGTTGAACCGATGTGTATGATTCTGAAGTCAGGTAGATCTTTCCCTGAATCTGATCCAGTGGATAATTGCTGAACAGGTAAATCGAATTCACAGGTCCGTCCGCACTGATACTTAAATCAGGAAAAACATAATACCGTGAAGGATTCAGAGCGTATTCAAAGGAGGAGATCACTGATATATCCAGTTCATCCTGATGGATTTTTTGATTCAGCGAGACAGGATTTCCATGAATCAACTGGCATGGCAGTGTGATTTTTCCCGATTTGATTCCATAATACACGGGTAGTGTGTTGAGATATTCGATGAATCCCATTCTTAGTTGCGTTGTTGTCATAACCCTTCTCTGATAAAAGTGGGCAGAACACCGATAATATCCACAGGCTTGAATCCTTCAGGTTCCTTCCAGCGACTTAAATCAAGATCCGGCAGTTCAGCTTCTGTGGGTATGGTCATCTTTTTCCTGATTTTTTCCAGGGGTGGAACGAGCGTTGCCGCATTGTCCATTTTTGGAGTTTCACGCAAAGCAGATACAGATGGCGTGATGATTGTCTCAGCAGTTTGAATGACTGGATTCGCTTGGCGTGATTCAGTGGATTGTGTCTCAAACGGATTGGTGGCCAATTCCAGAAAATCATCCAGTGATTCAGACTTCGTTTCCGAATCAGGTGTTAGCACGTTTTGATACTGATATAGTTTGAAATCCTCTGCGGAGGGTGTTTTTGTTTTACTGATTTTAATCAATGCCTGAAGTTTTCCGGCTATGGTTACCAGGGCCTGCGTCACAGGATGGCCCGCGTAAATCATATGCATGGGTTTAGCTCGCCGGATTGCATCCTGAACGGTGTTATCCTGGGGAATCATCCCCAGAATGTCCTCTTTCCCATTGATCTGCCGGATAAAGTTTTTTAAGGCTTCAGTCAGTTTTATGTTTTGAGATGAGCTTTGATTGATGATCAGGTATGGCCGGTGTGCCTTCATCACCTGGAGTGCGAGTTTTCTGGTTTCAGGATCAAGTTTTCCAGTATATTCCAGCAGATTCTTGACTGTTTCAAACTCCATGTTCTGCAAATCATGATGAATCAGATCATTTTGGATAAAAAATCTGGAAACATAATGCACAGTTGCCATTTTCACAAAGCGGGAAAGGTCAAAAATGGAGGTCGGCTCAGGGGTCCCGATGATGATCTGGATCTGTCCTTCCAAATAAAAATCAAGAATATCGCTGTGTGCTCCAGCACCAATATCCACCAGCACCACATCGGACTTGAGAGTGGTCAGGGCCTGGCAAATGCGAACCCTGTCAACAAATGACAATTGAGTGGTTGCCAGCGTTTTGCTGATGCCGGGAATCAGATTGAGTCTGGGGATATCCAGTAACTGGATCTCAAGAGCTTGAAGAGAACTGACCTGACCGGATAAAAAATCAGAGAGGGATTGGCGGGTTTTGTACAGTCCAAACATGATTTGCAGGTCTGATCCGCCGAGATCAAGATCAACCAGAGTGACCCTCAACCCGCCCTTGGCCAGCAGATAGGCCAGATTAGACAGGATGAAGGTTTTACCGACACCGCCTTTTCCTGAACCTACTGAAATGATGACTGGACCACGTTGTATCGACATATTTCAGCATAAGGCTGATGGTTGATGCTGGAATTGAGGCTCAACAAAATCCGCACAAGGCGGATTTTGAATCAGTTTCCTCCGGCAATGGAAGGAACAATCTGGATGCTATCGCCTTCAGTAACTTTAGTTTGGAGATTAGAAGCATAGCGAATGTCCTCATCATTGACATAAACATTGATAAAGCTTCGGATTTTACCATTCTCATCATACAGATGCTGTTTCAACGCACTATGTTTTTGACACAGTAGGTTGAAGGCTTCTTCAACGGTGGACGCACTCACTTCAATTTCATCGTGACTGTCCGTGTATTTCTGTAAAGCGGAAGGGATTTCAATAACTGCCATAATGACTCCTGTTAATAATGAAAAAAAGGGTGGGGGCGTACCAGTCTTTGCTCCTTGGAGAAAGACCCTTCATCCATGCGGACGAAACTTGAATATATTTAATAATCTTCCCAGAAACGTTCTTCCAGATATTTATCGCCATTGTCCGGAAAAATAGTCACAACCACATGCTCCGGATTTTCCATGGCCACACGATAGGCCGCATCCAGCGCCGCTCCGCAAGAAATACCAACCAGAATACCTTCCTCCCGGGCCAGTCGTTTGACACTGCGGTATGCGTCTTCGGTGCGGACAGTCATTTTTCTGTCAGCAAAGTTCTCATCATAAAACGCCGGGACAATGGAGCTTTCCATGTGTTTCATGCCTTCCAGTCCGTGAAACGGTGAATCTGGCTGAACTTCAATAACCTGAATGGCTGAATTTTGTGTCTTCAAATATCGGCTTGTTCCCATGAAAGTTCCTGAGGTGCCCAATCCCGCAAGAAAATGGGTGACTTGCCCCTTGGTTTGCTGGTAAATTTCAGGGCCTGTGCTTTTGAAATGCGCCTTCCAGTTGTTATCATTACAATATTGATTGGGAAAATAATAAATTTCAGGATTTTTTTCGTAAAGTTTCAGCGATTTTTCAATCGCACCATCGGAAGATTTTTGAGGGTCGGTCAAGATCAGTTCCGCACCATAAAATTTGATTATCTTTTGTCGGGACGGAGTTACATTCGAGGGCATGCAAAGCTTGACCCGATAATCGAGAGCCGCTCCAATCATGGCGTAGGCAATGCCAGTGTTGCCCGAAGTCGCGTCCATTATAATTTTTCCGGGAACCAGTTCTCCGGATTTGAGCGCTTCACTGATCATGTTATAGGCCGCCCTGTCTTTAACGGAGCGCCCGGGATTGTACCATTCAGCCTTGGCAAACAGGTTGCCGGCAGGACAATATTTTTTTAGTCGAAGTAACGGGGTATTGCCCACAAGTTCTAACAAATCG is drawn from SAR324 cluster bacterium and contains these coding sequences:
- a CDS encoding MoaD/ThiS family protein; protein product: MMAVIEIPSALQKYTDSHDEIEVSASTVEEAFNLLCQKHSALKQHLYDENGKIRSFINVYVNDEDIRYASNLQTKVTEGDSIQIVPSIAGGN
- a CDS encoding menaquinone biosynthesis protein, whose amino-acid sequence is MTTTQLRMGFIEYLNTLPVYYGIKSGKITLPCQLIHGNPVSLNQKIHQDELDISVISSFEYALNPSRYYVFPDLSISADGPVNSIYLFSNYPLDQIQGKIYLTSESYTSVQLARYLLKEHEESLTFIEGNRPPSSELDGELLIGDSAIRKYYYPEFRYAYDLSDLWKQKTGLPFVFALWVVRRTVYQEFPEIVDHIAKTLLVSRELSRQHYQEIAETYFSGIFPTVNDCLFYLENLRYELSDRFQKGFHHFQQCCVDMGRLNNVSPLFFIESRNN
- a CDS encoding P-loop NTPase codes for the protein MSIQRGPVIISVGSGKGGVGKTFILSNLAYLLAKGGLRVTLVDLDLGGSDLQIMFGLYKTRQSLSDFLSGQVSSLQALEIQLLDIPRLNLIPGISKTLATTQLSFVDRVRICQALTTLKSDVVLVDIGAGAHSDILDFYLEGQIQIIIGTPEPTSIFDLSRFVKMATVHYVSRFFIQNDLIHHDLQNMEFETVKNLLEYTGKLDPETRKLALQVMKAHRPYLIINQSSSQNIKLTEALKNFIRQINGKEDILGMIPQDNTVQDAIRRAKPMHMIYAGHPVTQALVTIAGKLQALIKISKTKTPSAEDFKLYQYQNVLTPDSETKSESLDDFLELATNPFETQSTESRQANPVIQTAETIITPSVSALRETPKMDNAATLVPPLEKIRKKMTIPTEAELPDLDLSRWKEPEGFKPVDIIGVLPTFIREGL
- a CDS encoding HAMP domain-containing protein, with product MTPCDGLNRLPSPENLQQQVFRTRRGLFFHSLFGVFLITGNPFMKFLLTWPREFLFSKIRISIRFQLLIMVTLVVVITGFILGWVLLHRIYGEYYDQTLRNGKLLLNHYTENAKEPLLNDDVLTLNTLLKNAVNIEGLRYAVIIDRNRIIRAKAGMIAEELGAKLPDEEIFNDFKQEGDLEYYIKSLKELPVLAMSQPVKLNKVKIGEIALGLDLLWIHQQIGQYTMELTGIGVLGLCLGALMAFWVAEQFSSPIIKLKKVANRIAHGNYEVEINISGRDEIGSLARSFDQMRQAVQYKIEELQTLNEAYQRFVPEEFLRLLGRESIVNVWLGDCIEMDVTIVFTDIRSFTSMSEGMTPRENFMFLNSYLAMMAPEIHRHHGFIDKYIGDAIMALFPGGADDAVQAVLAMRAALKNWNQHRHNRGLVPVEISTGINSGKLMLGTIGEPQRIEGTVIGDAVNLASRIEGMNRTFHTKVLLSEYTYASLTDSAFWLVRSVDKVIVRGKEKPVKLFELFEDDPVDIKKIKIFTLNTYEKAIQLYGEQEFESALQMFEDCNRNCPEDSLFPMYIERCRWLMDHPPGPNWNGVFLH
- a CDS encoding PLP-dependent cysteine synthase family protein; its protein translation is MQHFGSDLLELVGNTPLLRLKKYCPAGNLFAKAEWYNPGRSVKDRAAYNMISEALKSGELVPGKIIMDATSGNTGIAYAMIGAALDYRVKLCMPSNVTPSRQKIIKFYGAELILTDPQKSSDGAIEKSLKLYEKNPEIYYFPNQYCNDNNWKAHFKSTGPEIYQQTKGQVTHFLAGLGTSGTFMGTSRYLKTQNSAIQVIEVQPDSPFHGLEGMKHMESSIVPAFYDENFADRKMTVRTEDAYRSVKRLAREEGILVGISCGAALDAAYRVAMENPEHVVVTIFPDNGDKYLEERFWEDY